One Etheostoma cragini isolate CJK2018 chromosome 6, CSU_Ecrag_1.0, whole genome shotgun sequence DNA window includes the following coding sequences:
- the scnm1 gene encoding sodium channel modifier 1 isoform X2: protein MKNGRYTCLVCSYRPVFDTVDTLTVHRNGKKHLEGLKAFYGKKARLKNEMTKRHHENYVQTEDSKQKPSCSAPLLAQTRKLTHHALLKTVPYNSCHIKTSTNPGEGALRISSDSSENSFSKTASGQKKACRKTDVSNSSSQSTLGGCTAASEGSHADIKVEAVTQEVEPMTAQRRRELEHYLKLKSDGWLPDRSGQWVRDENVEFDSDEEEPTSLGPQPPSH, encoded by the exons ATGAAAAATGGAAG ATACACGTGCCTTGTGTGCTCCTACCGTCCTGTGTTTGATACAGTTGATACGTTGACAGTCCACAGAAACGGAAAGAAGCATCTAGAAG GATTAAAAGCATTCTATGGTAAGAAAGCACGGTTGAagaatgaaatgacaaaaaggcACCACGAAAACTATGTCCAGACTGAAGACTCAAAACAG AAGCCCTCGTGTTCAGCCCCTTTACTGGCCCAAACACGGAAGCTGACACATCACGCCTTATTGAAGACTGTACCATACAACAGCTGCCATATTAAAACCAG tACAAATCCTGGAGAAGGAGCCCTGAGAATCAGCTCAGATTCCAGTGAAAACTCTTTCAGCAAAACAGCATCCGGACAAAAAAAGGCATGCCGGAAAACTGATGTTTCAAACAGTTCATCACAGAGCACATTAGGTGGCTGCACAGCAG CCAGTGAGGGGTCACATGCAGACATTAAGGTCGAGGCAGTGACACAGGAGGTAGAACCCATGACAgcgcagaggaggagagagctgGAGCACTACCTCAAACTGAAAAG TGACGGGTGGTTGCCAGACCGAAGCGGCCAGTGGGTGAGGGACGAGAATGTGGAGTTTGATTCAGATGAGGAGGAGCCTACTTCATTGGGCCCTCAACCTCCAAGTCACTAA
- the scnm1 gene encoding sodium channel modifier 1 isoform X1, which translates to MSFKREGDDKSQLNILKKRRVADLLSHYIPEDEAALMKNGRYTCLVCSYRPVFDTVDTLTVHRNGKKHLEGLKAFYGKKARLKNEMTKRHHENYVQTEDSKQKPSCSAPLLAQTRKLTHHALLKTVPYNSCHIKTSTNPGEGALRISSDSSENSFSKTASGQKKACRKTDVSNSSSQSTLGGCTAASEGSHADIKVEAVTQEVEPMTAQRRRELEHYLKLKSDGWLPDRSGQWVRDENVEFDSDEEEPTSLGPQPPSH; encoded by the exons ATGTCTTTTAAACGAGAGGGCGATGACAAGAGTCAGTTGAACATCCTGAAG AAACGGCGCGTGGCAGATCTTTTGTCTCATTATATTCCAGAAGATGAAGCAGCTCTTATGAAAAATGGAAG ATACACGTGCCTTGTGTGCTCCTACCGTCCTGTGTTTGATACAGTTGATACGTTGACAGTCCACAGAAACGGAAAGAAGCATCTAGAAG GATTAAAAGCATTCTATGGTAAGAAAGCACGGTTGAagaatgaaatgacaaaaaggcACCACGAAAACTATGTCCAGACTGAAGACTCAAAACAG AAGCCCTCGTGTTCAGCCCCTTTACTGGCCCAAACACGGAAGCTGACACATCACGCCTTATTGAAGACTGTACCATACAACAGCTGCCATATTAAAACCAG tACAAATCCTGGAGAAGGAGCCCTGAGAATCAGCTCAGATTCCAGTGAAAACTCTTTCAGCAAAACAGCATCCGGACAAAAAAAGGCATGCCGGAAAACTGATGTTTCAAACAGTTCATCACAGAGCACATTAGGTGGCTGCACAGCAG CCAGTGAGGGGTCACATGCAGACATTAAGGTCGAGGCAGTGACACAGGAGGTAGAACCCATGACAgcgcagaggaggagagagctgGAGCACTACCTCAAACTGAAAAG TGACGGGTGGTTGCCAGACCGAAGCGGCCAGTGGGTGAGGGACGAGAATGTGGAGTTTGATTCAGATGAGGAGGAGCCTACTTCATTGGGCCCTCAACCTCCAAGTCACTAA
- the tnfaip8l2b gene encoding tumor necrosis factor, alpha-induced protein 8-like protein 2 B, which produces MDSFSSKDMALRAQKKILSSMATKSSVQMFIDDNTSEILDELYRVSKEYSGNKTEAQKVIKDLVKIAVKIGLLFRNNRFSTEELGVATDFKKKLHQGAMTAISFYEVDFTFDKAVMAELLTSCRDLLLKLVNSHLTPKSHGRINHVFNHFSDPELLTKLYEPSGPFRDHLTKICKGLDKLMEDGTI; this is translated from the exons ATGGACTCCTTCAGCTCCAAGGACATGGCCTTGAGGGCGCAGAAGAAGATCCTGAGCTCCATGGCCACCAAAAGCTCTGTCCAAATGTTCATTGACGACAACACCAGCGAGATCCTGGATGAACTGTACCGCGTCTCCAAAGAGTACTCTGGTAATAAAACAGAGGCCCAGAAGGTGATCAAAGACTTGGTCAAGATTGCCGTGAAGATTGGCTTGCTGTTTAGGAACAACCGTTTTAGCACAGAGGAGCTAGGAGTGGCCACCGATTTTAAGAAGAAGCTGCACCAAGGGGCCATGACGGCCATCAGCTTTTACGAG GTGGATTTTACCTTTGATAAAGCAGTGATGGCAGAACTCCTGACCAGCTGCAGGGATCTGCTGCTGAAGCTAGTCAACTCCCACCTCACCCCTAAATCCCACGGTCGCATCAACCACGTCTTCAACCATTTCTCTGACCCAGAGCTCCTGACCAAACTGTACGAGCCCAGCGGCCCCTTCCGAGACCACCTTACCAAGATCTGCAAAGGACTCGACAAACTTATGGAGGACGGCACAATATGA
- the tmod4 gene encoding tropomodulin-4 yields MSDPRDIDEDAILKGLSAEELDRLEEELMEMDPENAMLPAGFRQRDQTKKSPTGTFDREALQQHLEKQALEHEDREDLVPFTKEKKGKTFVPKKPAEIPEHEQVKLEPELEEALKNATDAEMCDIAAILGMYTLMSNKQYYDALGTTGTIANTEGINSVVKADPFKIFPDEPPNPTNVEETLERIHNNDSSLTEVNLNNIKDIPIPTLKEIFEAMKGNSQVEFLSIAATRSNDPVAYACAEMLQENTSLQSLNIESNFITSDGMMAIIKAMTSNATLVELKIDNQRQKLGDSVEMEIASMLENNSSILKFGYHFTQQGPRARAAMAITRNNDMIRQQRLR; encoded by the exons ATGTCGGACCCCAGGGACATTGACGAGGATGCCATCCTCAAGGGCCTCAGTGCCGAGGAGCTGGATCggctggaggaggagctgaTGGAGATGGACCCCGAG AATGCCATGCTGCCCGCTGGCTTCCGGCAGCGTGACCAGACGAAGAAGAGTCCGACCGGGACGTTCGACCGTGAAGCCCTGCAGCAGCACCTGGAGAAGCAGGCCCTGGAGCACGAGGACAGGGAGGACCTGGTGCCTTTCACCAAGGAGAAGAAAg GAAAGACCTTTGTGCCCAAGAAGCCAGCGGAGATCCCTGAGCACGAGCAGGTGAAGCTGGAGCCGGAGCTGGAGGAGGCTCTGAAAAATGCCACTGACGCAGAGATGTGTGATATTGCAG CCATCCTTGGAATGTACACGCTGATGAGCAACAAGCAGTACTACGACGCTCTGGGCACCACGGGCACCATCGCCAACACAGAGGGCATCAACA GTGTGGTGAAAGCAGATCCCTTCAAGATCTTCCCCGATGAGCCGCCCAACCCCACCAACGTGGAGGAAACCCTGGAGAGAATCCACAACAACGACAGCAGCCTGACTGAAGTCAACCTCAACAACATCAAG GACATTCCCATCCCAACGCTGAAGGAGATCTTCGAGGCGATGAAGGGAAACTCTCAGGTGGAGTTTCTGAGCATCGCCGCGACCCGTAGCAACGACCCTGTCGCCTAT gcatGTGCTGAGATGCTGCAGGAGAACACCAGCTTGCAGAGTCTTAATATTGAGTCCAACTTCATCACTTCAGACGGCATGATGGCGATCATCAAAGCAATGACCAGCAATGCCACACTGGTGGAGCTTAAGATTGACAACCAG AGGCAGAAGTTGGGAGACTCCGTTGAGATGGAGATCGCCTCCATGTTGGAGAACAACTCCAGCATCCTCAAATTCGGATACCACTTCACCCAGCAGGGTCCGCGCGCCAGAGCGGCCATGGCCATCACACGAAACAACGACATGA ttcGCCAGCAGAGATTAAGATGA
- the lysmd1 gene encoding lysM and putative peptidoglycan-binding domain-containing protein 1 translates to MSGERAPLPAGGNGLLRGGRTRSYGSLVRSPLSPVRQRRIEHNIQPGETLQGLALKYGVSMEQIKRANRLYTNDSIFLKKSLLIPVLSDLDHCNNGVDLVEGNSEEDCASAQNGHTGSSSERKQNDGEERVADLTPVDFLKRLDCLINQSKQAAVKGCQEAEQRVAALEAACTSRTSDCRPLTRSQSVNLSSRMQQQASHVAVPLTITKLTKKLRDHEDEIFQL, encoded by the exons ATGTCCGGGGAGCGAGCACCTTTGCCAGCCGGGGGGAACGGCTTACTCCGCGGGGGCCGCACACGGTCTTACGGCAGTTTGGTCCGTTCTCCGCTCTCTCCGGTTCGCCAGAGACGCATTGAACACAACATTCAGCCAGGAGAAACTCTACAAGGCTTGGCCCTGAAATATGGAGTGTCT ATGGAGCAGATCAAAAGAGCGAACAGACTGTACACCAATGACTCGATATTCCTGAAAAAGTCCCTGTTAATCCCTGTGCTGTCAGACTTGGACCACTGTAATAACGGGGTGGATTTGGTTGAAGGGAACAGTGAAGAAGACTGTGCCTCTGCTCAAAATGGGCACACGGGGAGCTCCTCTGAGAGGAAACAAAATGATGGCGAAGAAAGGGTGGCAGACCTTACTCCAGTGGATTTTTTGAAAAGGTTGGATTGCTTGATAAATCAGTCGAAGCAGGCTGCTGTCAAAGGATGCCAGGAAGCAGAGCAAAG GGTTGCTGCCCTAGAAGCAGCTTGCACCAGCAGGACATCAGACTGTCGGCCGCTTACAAGGTCGCAAAGTGTCAATTTGTCTTCCAGAATGCAGCAGCAGGCATCACATGTGGCAGTGCCCCTAACTATCACCAAACTCACCAAGAAACTGAGAGACCACGAAGATGAGATATTCCAGCTGTGA